The DNA window GAAGAAAGAATTTTAGCCACAGGACCTCCGCCCTTTTTGTCATTCCGTGCTTGACGCGGAATCTGGATTCCCGTTTTCACGGGAATGACAGAGGAAAAGGTAATCTTGAGGCAGAAAATATCTTATATTATCTGTAGAAATCCAGAAGCTGAAAAGAATTATTAGCCACGGATTTGCACTTATTTCACCCTTCAGGCATCTTAAAATAACTCTGTATCTCTTTAATTCTCCCATAGTAATCACACTGGTTGGATGTTTGTTGACAAGTCATTGAGGTTATGAGATGATTTTATGGGTGTTAACTAATTTAACAAGGAGGTAAAAATGAGAGAAAAAGAGAGTCAAGTGACAAAAACAGTGAGAGAGGCAGTAGCAAGGGCAGCCGAAAAAGGTGAGGATTTGAAAGTAAAAGTGGCAGAAATTACCAGAGAGGCCGTAAAAAAGGCATTAGAAAAAACAGAACCTACAAAAGAGAAAGTGGAAGCTGTAGCCAGGGATGCCATGCAGGGTGTTGTTCAAGGGGCAAAACAGGCTAAGATAAAAGGCGAGGAATTGACAAAAAATGCGGTTGAAGGCATAATTGAAGGAACGAAAGAATCAGGTAAAAAAGCGGCTGAACTGGTCAGAGAAGCAGCGGGAGCAACCTTAGAAGTTGCAAAAAAGGCGGGCGATAAGGCAGCGAAAACAGCAAAAGATGTGCTAAAAGGGCTCCTTGAAAGCATTAAAAAGAAAAAAGAAGAATAAGGAAAATTTAAAATATCTGAGCTGGGCTCAAACCGGGCTCGGGGTTATATTTGAAGGAGAATTACTATGAATAGTAAGTTTTTGACTATTTTAACGCTTATTATTGCCATTGTGGCATTGGTAGTGAGTATAGCGGCCTTAAATAAGGCTGGTGGGCGGCCTGATGTCCAGAGGTCGATTGAGTCCTTCAAATCAGAGATAAAACCCACTATCACCGAACTTAAGGAAATCGGAGATAAAATTGCCACTACGGGAACAAAAAGTACTGCCCAAGTGAAAACCAGGTTAGAGCTAGCAGAGGCTAAGGTGCATCTGGTGATAGCAAAGATGAATATTGTTCTGGAAAATAACTATAATAAAGCTGGAGAGGAACTGAAAAAGGCAGCCGCCAATTTTAAAAAGGCACGCTCCGAAGCCTCAAAGGAAATAAAAGCAAAAATAACAAAACTGGAAACAAAACTTGTCAAAGTTCAACAAGATGTGAAGAATAAGTCAAGTCAGGCTGCTGATGAGCTTGCCGATTTGATAAAGGGAACAGAAGAAACAGATAAGTCTGCGAAGGAGAAACCATAGTAGGATTTACACCAAGGTATTAGAAAAAAGGGGAAAGTGATGAAAAAGGCTAAAATTGTTTTGTTATCTGTCGTTCTAATTCTAATTCTAATAATTATTTTACAAAATGTAAAAGATGTAGAGATGGAGGTTTTATTTTGGACTTTTACCATGCCTCATGCAACATTGCTTTTTATCACAGTGCTGGTGGGTTTTGTCATTGGAGGCATTGTAGCCTATATGTTTCGGAAAAAACATTAACCCAATTAGCTAAATAATAAGTGCTAAATCAGATATTACCTGACCTAATAACAATAACTAAATTAGCGGTCTCTGACAACGGTTTGTCCATGCTTCCATTTCACCCTTCATTTTTCTATATTCCAGAAAAAATTCGGTGCGATATTCTACCGGTTACTATAAACTATCTATCAGTCAATGGACAAAAGCTTGATCCGCTCATTATAGAAAGGATTAGCTGGCACAAGGGTTCTATTCCTTTTTTACCGCACCTGTGGCAGTTATTAAAACTTAAAACCATTGAAGTAAAAGTAACTGTTAATGGAATAATATCGGTTACTCAAAATAATCTTGAGAAAATAAAGAGAAAGGAACTCTGCAGGCAGGCCGAAACCAGGATTAAAGAAACCTTTGTAAGTAATTTTAAAAAAGAAGGGATATTATGACACAAAGAATTGGATTGACCCTGGGCAATGGTTCAGCCAGGGGATTGGCTCATATTGGCGTCCTGAAAGCATTGGAGGAAAAGAATATCAAGATTGATTTTATTGCCGGCAGCAGCATAGGGGCATTGATTGGAGCTGCTTATGCCTCTGGTATGAGTGTGGAAAGGATGGAAGAATTGGCATTAGAAATAGACCTCAAAAAAATTGCCCAGTTATTTATTTCAAAACCGGCCTTTACGGGTTTGATAAATGGGAAAAGCATAAAGAATTACATCCTTTCCCATATTGGCAACCCTGATTTTTCCCAGCTTAAGATTCCGTTTGTGGCTGCAGCTACGGACATTGATACGGGCGAAACAGTAGTTTTAAACAAGGGTTCGGTTGTGGATGCAGTGAGAGCCAGTATATCTATCCCGGGCATATTTGCACCAGTAAAAATGAATAACCGCCTGCTGATAGATGGAGGGGTAACTTTACCACTTCCTATCCGTCTGGTAAAAGAAATGGGGGGTGAAAAGATAATTGCTGTTAATGTTATCCCTCAGCCAGGAAAACGCAAAACAAGTCTTAATAATTCATCGTCCAACAATGATTTCTTGGGTATTAAGATGGTGTTAAAAAAAGGGACGAATAAACTGGTCAGTAGCTGGAATTTAATCGGCATTCTCATGCAGAGTATTTTAATTTTAGAAAATACTCTTATAAGAACAGAGATAGCATCACAACGGCCGGATGTTCTTATTGAACCAGATGTTAGCTCAATAAAGATTTTTGATTTTTACCGCGGGAAAGAGGTCGTAGAT is part of the Deltaproteobacteria bacterium genome and encodes:
- a CDS encoding LapA family protein encodes the protein MKKAKIVLLSVVLILILIIILQNVKDVEMEVLFWTFTMPHATLLFITVLVGFVIGGIVAYMFRKKH
- a CDS encoding patatin-like phospholipase family protein; protein product: MTQRIGLTLGNGSARGLAHIGVLKALEEKNIKIDFIAGSSIGALIGAAYASGMSVERMEELALEIDLKKIAQLFISKPAFTGLINGKSIKNYILSHIGNPDFSQLKIPFVAAATDIDTGETVVLNKGSVVDAVRASISIPGIFAPVKMNNRLLIDGGVTLPLPIRLVKEMGGEKIIAVNVIPQPGKRKTSLNNSSSNNDFLGIKMVLKKGTNKLVSSWNLIGILMQSILILENTLIRTEIASQRPDVLIEPDVSSIKIFDFYRGKEVVDSGYKAAIKILNRR